Proteins from a single region of Neomonachus schauinslandi chromosome 10, ASM220157v2, whole genome shotgun sequence:
- the MYCN gene encoding LOW QUALITY PROTEIN: N-myc proto-oncogene protein (The sequence of the model RefSeq protein was modified relative to this genomic sequence to represent the inferred CDS: inserted 1 base in 1 codon), which translates to MRGAPGNWVGAELALARRKRAQTAATRGPPXPGPPGDPRAESPLDPRQSAGDDEDDEEEDEEEEIDVVTVEKRRSSSNSKAVTTFTITVRPKNAALGPGRAPSGELILKRCVPIHQQHNYAAPSPYVESEDVPPQKKIKSEASPRPLKSVIPPKAKSLSPRNSDSEDSERRRNHNILERQRRNDLRSSFLTLRDHVPELVKNEKAAKVVILKKATEYVHSLQAEEHQLLLEKEKLQARQQQLLKKIEHARTC; encoded by the exons ATGCGGGGGGCTCCTGGGAACTGGGTTGGAGCCGAGCTAGCGCTAGCCAGGCGCAAGCGCGCACAGACTGCAGCCACCCGAGGACCAC CCCCCGGGCCACCCGGAGACCCCCGCGCAGAATCGCCCCTGGATCCCCGGCAGTCGGCGGGAG ATGACGAAGATGACGAAGAGGAAGACGAGGAGGAGGAAATCGACGTGGTGACTGTGGAGAAGCGGCGGTCCTCCTCCAACAGCAAGGCCGTCACCACCTTCACCATCACTGTGCGCCCCAAGAACGCAGCCCTGGGCCCGGGGAGGGCCCCGTCGGGTGAGCTGATCCTCAAGCGCTGTGTCCCCATCCACCAGCAGCACAACTACGCCGCCCCCTCTCCCTACGTGGAGAGCGAGGATGTGCCGCCCCAGAAGAAGATCAAGAGCgaagcctccccccgccccctcaaGAGTGTCATCCCCCCGAAGGCCAAGAGCTTGAGTCCCCGCAACTCTGACTCGGAGGACAGCGAGCGCCGCCGGAACCACAACATTCTGGAGCGCCAGCGCCGAAATGACCTGCGGTCCAGCTTCCTCACGCTCAGGGACCACGTGCCAGAGCTGGTGAAGAACGAGAAGGCTGCCAAGGTGGTCATTTTGAAAAAGGCCACCGAGTACGTCCACTCCCTTCAGGCTGAGGAGCATCAGCTTTTGCTGGAGAAGGAGAAGTTGCAGGCGAGGCAGCAGCAGTTGCTAAAGAAAATCGAACACGCTCGGACTTGCTAA